The following are encoded in a window of Nomia melanderi isolate GNS246 chromosome 6, iyNomMela1, whole genome shotgun sequence genomic DNA:
- the LOC116427033 gene encoding uncharacterized protein LOC116427033, whose product MERQRSPRETFITDIVLNNETEFDQTVNQRMPAERDGSRYVLNMNRSSRNSLVAEDYYRNPGNGGRSPRNSLVPGTGLTSDMVYGSRHSVHDAGLSPRNSLVPDVAYNRSPRNSMAGSRTSLMSENGNPVPRSPRHSIVPNSSRCPRGSITHMELVDRSPQRSPRESIASEYLNQGPRNSLTPYEPVASRTPRGSISVNDAPRGMVVVNGDEVRPPRRNIDPDIIDRTPRGSLGGLPERRLTKANIMAQDPRRASADQGVNANRNSSPYREKSGGNMVQMNLGYGLSGFTDSRRASSSVSQFSGDESRRLFNNGVKAPEHKSENGNFNGITYGSVVFQLKDANLEANGSCDFVFRALKVVCKTRIVTDYLVLLSLLPVLMLILGWKYSRNCPVEERIPIYMIIGGIFGSMFMFLITYSQIRSRRPEILSVQPAGSQISFVKLIIFLLSCFLVVWFAMGNYWILHIMWPPHRAGRYKPNEYCDKTLYVFSMVHLGVIYLTFAIIIFTMVILASFRILGWWLPER is encoded by the exons ATGGAGCGGCAAAGATCTCCCCGGGAGACCTTCATAACGGATATTGTTTTGAACAACGAAACGGAATTCGATCAG ACCGTGAACCAAAGGATGCCGGCGGAGAGGGACGGATCGAGATACGTCCTAAACATGAACAGAAGCTCGAGGAACTCGCTGGTTGCAGAGGATTATTACAGGAACCCGGGAAATGGCGGTCGTAGTCCGCGGAACAGCTTGGTGCCAGGAACTGGATTGACATCGGATATGGTGTACGGTTCGCGGCATTCGGTCCACGACGCCGGGCTAAGCCCTAGGAACTCGCTGGTGCCGGACGTGGCTTATAATCGCAGCCCCAGAAACAGCATGGCCGGCTCTCGGACGTCTTTGATGTCTGAGAACGGGAACCCGGTGCCTAGGAGCCCCAGGCATTCCATTGTGCCGAACTCGTCGCGCTGCCCTCGCGGCAGCATCACTCATATGGAACTAGTGGACCGCAGCCCGCAGAGAAGTCCTCGCGAGTCGATAGCGTCGGAATATCTGAACCAAGGTCCAAGGAACTCGTTGACGCCGTACGAACCAGTTGCCAGCAGAACACCGCGCGGAAGCATCAGCGTGAACGACGCGCCACGAGGAATGGTGGTGGTCAACGGAGACGAGGTGAGGCCCCCGCGACGTAACATCGATCCCGACATCATCGACAGAACACCGAGGGGCAGTCTGGGCGGCCTGCCTGAGAGACGACTCACCAAGGCAAACATTATGGCTCAGGATCCGCGGAGGGCTTCTGCTGATCAAG GTGTGAACGCCAATCGAAATTCGTCACCATACAGGGAGAAATCAGGCGGAAATATGGTCCAAATGAATTTGGGATATGGATTGAGTGGCTTCACGGACTCCCGACGAGCCAGCAGCTCCGTGTCACAG TTTTCAGGTGACGAATCGCGCCGATTATTCAACAACGGCGTCAAGGCGCCGGAGCACAAGTCGGAGAACGgcaattttaatggaatcacGTACGGCTCCGTTGTCTTTCAACTGAAGGACGCGAACCTCGAAGCGAATGGCAGCTGCGACTTCGTCTTTCGCGCTTTGAAAGTTGTCTGCAAAACCCGAATCGTGACCGACTACTTGGTGTTGCTGTCTTTGCTGCCAGTTTTGATGCTGATACTCG GCTGGAAGTATTCTAGAAATTGTCCCGTAGAAGAACGGATTCCGATCTACATGATTATAGGCGGGATTTTCGGGAGCATGTTTATGTTCCTTATAACATACTCGCAGATACGGTCAAGGAGGCCTGAGATACTGTCAGTGCAGCCGGCAGGATCTCAGATATCATTTGTAAAACTTATCATCTTCTTGCTGTCATGCTTCCTGGTGGTATGGTTTGCAATGG GAAACTATTGGATACTCCATATAATGTGGCCTCCGCACAGGGCAGGACGTTACAAACCGAATGAGTACTGCGACAAGACGTTGTATGTTTTCTCTATGGTACATCTCGGAGTAATCTATCTGACTTTCGCGatcataatatttacaatggtGATCCTGGCCTCATTCAGAATCCTCGGCTGGTGGTTGCCGGAAAG